Proteins encoded by one window of Acuticoccus sp. MNP-M23:
- the flgC gene encoding flagellar basal body rod protein FlgC, whose product MNYASAADPLAMVSRLAGAGMEAQSFRLKTVSQNIANARSTGGTPGADPYQRKTTVFAAELDRDIGALSVRVKRTGLDDSPFIVEHDPGNPAANADGDVKLPNVNLLIEMADMREANLSYEANLQMMKRARSMIAMTIDLLRSGS is encoded by the coding sequence ATGAATTATGCCAGCGCAGCCGATCCCCTCGCGATGGTGTCCCGCCTTGCCGGCGCCGGCATGGAAGCCCAGAGTTTCCGCCTGAAAACGGTGAGCCAGAACATCGCCAATGCCAGGTCCACCGGCGGCACCCCCGGCGCGGACCCCTACCAGCGCAAGACCACCGTCTTCGCCGCCGAACTCGACCGGGATATCGGCGCACTCAGCGTGCGCGTGAAGCGGACGGGCCTCGACGATTCCCCGTTCATCGTGGAGCACGATCCCGGCAACCCGGCCGCCAACGCCGATGGGGACGTGAAACTTCCCAACGTCAATCTTCTCATCGAAATGGCCGACATGCGCGAGGCGAACCTCTCCTATGAGGCCAACCTCCAGATGATGAAACGCGCCCGCTCGATGATTGCAATGACGATCGACCTATTGAGGAGCGGATCATGA
- a CDS encoding flagellar hook-basal body complex protein FliE produces the protein MMNPVGAISDLETPRAVEGVNAPSSAGFDKTFANVASAARDSMRAGEAAAISGLSGDTSVQDVVQALMTAEEQLRAAIAVRDRVVAAYQEISRMQI, from the coding sequence ATGATGAATCCCGTCGGTGCCATCTCTGACCTCGAGACCCCCCGTGCGGTGGAAGGCGTCAACGCACCCTCTTCCGCCGGCTTCGACAAGACCTTTGCCAACGTTGCCAGCGCTGCACGCGACTCCATGCGCGCCGGCGAGGCAGCGGCAATTTCCGGCCTCAGCGGCGACACCTCCGTCCAGGACGTGGTGCAGGCGCTGATGACCGCCGAAGAGCAGCTGCGCGCTGCAATTGCGGTGCGTGACCGTGTTGTCGCCGCGTACCAGGAAATCAGCCGCATGCAGATCTGA
- the flgA gene encoding flagellar basal body P-ring formation chaperone FlgA: protein MAARGNAIIAAARCLAGAAALALAALAAASANAADQSGGLLPVPSATIERGERITAQMLTEKHFYYDPGRPLSVITDPTIAIGKAARRTLVAGKPIPATAFTTHEVVKRGKPTEARFRTGNLSITATVMPLADGGVGDLVQARNMDSGRTVTGVVSPDGAIVVSTP from the coding sequence ATGGCGGCGCGTGGAAACGCGATCATTGCGGCCGCGCGGTGCCTTGCAGGGGCGGCGGCGCTCGCGCTTGCAGCCCTTGCTGCCGCATCAGCCAACGCTGCCGACCAGTCCGGCGGCCTCTTGCCGGTACCGTCTGCCACCATCGAGCGCGGCGAACGCATCACCGCGCAGATGCTCACCGAAAAACACTTCTACTACGACCCGGGCCGCCCGCTTTCGGTCATCACCGACCCCACCATTGCCATCGGCAAGGCGGCGCGGCGCACCCTCGTCGCCGGCAAACCCATCCCTGCCACCGCTTTCACGACCCACGAGGTGGTCAAGCGCGGCAAACCCACCGAAGCGCGGTTCCGGACCGGCAACCTGTCCATCACCGCCACCGTCATGCCGCTGGCCGACGGCGGCGTCGGCGATCTCGTCCAGGCACGAAACATGGATTCAGGCCGCACCGTCACCGGTGTCGTCTCCCCGGACGGCGCAATTGTGGTGAGCACGCCATGA
- a CDS encoding flagellar basal body protein: MTVGNVSAIGATAPLFVTQLAAKRADWASTRQAAIAGNIANADTPGYKARDIAPFKPGMAFTERLQMAATAPQHMTVPELALRAEEVREADALDVEHSANTVTLDAELMKADETARGHQLAVSVMGTYYRMMMSAVSFR; this comes from the coding sequence ATGACCGTTGGAAATGTCTCCGCTATCGGCGCCACCGCGCCACTTTTCGTTACCCAGCTCGCTGCGAAGCGAGCCGACTGGGCCTCCACCCGGCAGGCCGCCATTGCCGGCAACATCGCCAATGCCGACACGCCCGGCTACAAGGCGCGCGACATCGCGCCGTTCAAGCCGGGCATGGCGTTCACCGAGCGTTTGCAGATGGCCGCCACCGCACCGCAGCACATGACGGTGCCCGAGCTTGCGCTGCGCGCCGAAGAGGTGCGCGAAGCCGATGCCCTCGACGTCGAGCACTCGGCCAACACCGTCACGCTGGACGCTGAGTTGATGAAGGCGGACGAGACCGCCCGCGGCCATCAGCTCGCCGTGTCGGTGATGGGCACCTACTACCGGATGATGATGTCGGCGGTGTCGTTCCGATGA
- a CDS encoding flagellar basal body L-ring protein FlgH — MSARPLAILAVPLALAACAEGQPFGVPALTPIGEGLAVTRTAIPSAVPLNMSDAGSLYGRQSRDLLTDVRAGNVGDVLTVVIELDDQAQFDNESERERESRTDFGFGIAGAGQGFDGPANSAEADGELGIDSSSRYRGSGAIDRSERLRLQVAVIVTEVLANGNLIISGTQEIRVNAEVRVLQLKGIVNPLDVTRANTVSYEKIAEARISYGGRGRSSEVQSPNWGQQLYDRVVPF; from the coding sequence ATGAGTGCGCGCCCGCTCGCAATCCTCGCAGTGCCGCTGGCTCTTGCCGCCTGCGCCGAAGGCCAGCCCTTCGGCGTTCCGGCGCTCACCCCCATTGGCGAGGGTCTCGCCGTCACGCGCACCGCTATTCCGTCTGCGGTCCCCCTCAACATGTCCGACGCCGGCTCCCTTTATGGCCGCCAGAGCCGCGACCTCCTCACCGACGTGCGCGCCGGCAATGTCGGCGACGTCCTGACCGTGGTCATCGAGCTCGATGACCAGGCCCAGTTCGACAACGAAAGCGAGCGCGAGCGGGAGTCGCGCACTGATTTTGGCTTCGGCATTGCGGGGGCCGGCCAGGGCTTCGATGGTCCGGCCAATTCCGCCGAGGCTGACGGGGAGCTGGGTATCGATTCCAGCTCGCGCTACCGCGGCTCGGGCGCCATCGACCGGTCCGAGCGCCTTCGCCTGCAAGTGGCGGTGATCGTCACCGAGGTGCTGGCCAATGGCAACCTCATCATATCCGGCACGCAGGAAATCCGCGTCAACGCCGAGGTGCGTGTTCTCCAGCTGAAGGGCATCGTCAATCCGCTCGACGTCACCAGAGCCAACACCGTCAGCTACGAGAAAATTGCCGAGGCCCGCATTTCCTACGGTGGCCGCGGCCGCTCCAGCGAAGTGCAGTCTCCCAACTGGGGCCAGCAGCTCTACGACCGCGTGGTGCCCTTCTGA
- the flgI gene encoding flagellar basal body P-ring protein FlgI, whose product MRGRWLAYLVAAATCLLGSVTAIAQSEPTARIKDITTVQGVRDNQLIGYGLVIGLAGTGDTLRNAPFTEQALKSMLDRMGVAVRGVPLRARNVAAVTVTADLPPFVGVGSRIDVLIGSIGDASSLRGGTLVVTPLTGGDGKVYAVAQGPIQVSGLSVEGDAAALTQGVPTGGRIPNGALVERRVPGSMQGLEQVVLELNNPDYRTAALIADAVNEYTQRRWGKRLAAERNLRSVEITRPGAVGATRFLAEIGQIPVTPDIAARVVVDQRTGTVVIGQNVRVSTVALAHGNITLRVTEQPEVVQPDPFSYGETAIVPLTAVGADETGGKLAIVQGTDLQTLVHGLNRIGLTPTDIISILQTIKTAGALQAELLVQ is encoded by the coding sequence ATGAGGGGCCGCTGGCTTGCATATCTCGTGGCGGCCGCAACGTGCCTTCTGGGTTCGGTGACCGCCATCGCCCAGTCCGAGCCAACCGCCCGGATCAAGGACATCACCACGGTCCAGGGCGTGCGCGACAACCAGCTGATCGGCTACGGGCTCGTCATCGGCCTTGCCGGCACGGGTGACACCTTGCGCAACGCCCCGTTTACGGAGCAGGCGTTGAAATCGATGCTCGACCGGATGGGCGTCGCCGTGCGCGGCGTGCCGCTTCGCGCGCGAAACGTCGCCGCGGTGACCGTGACCGCAGACCTGCCGCCTTTCGTGGGCGTCGGTTCCCGGATTGACGTTCTGATCGGCTCCATCGGCGATGCTTCCTCGCTGCGGGGCGGCACGCTTGTGGTGACCCCCCTCACCGGGGGCGATGGAAAGGTCTACGCCGTGGCACAGGGGCCGATCCAGGTTTCGGGCCTCAGCGTCGAAGGGGACGCTGCAGCGCTGACGCAAGGCGTTCCCACCGGCGGCCGGATCCCCAACGGCGCCCTGGTGGAACGGCGCGTGCCGGGTTCCATGCAAGGCCTCGAACAGGTGGTGCTGGAACTCAACAACCCGGACTATCGCACCGCCGCGCTGATTGCCGATGCCGTGAACGAGTATACGCAGCGCCGCTGGGGCAAGCGCCTTGCCGCAGAGCGCAACCTGCGTTCAGTGGAAATCACGCGCCCCGGTGCCGTCGGCGCCACGAGATTCCTCGCCGAAATCGGCCAGATCCCGGTCACGCCTGACATTGCGGCCCGTGTTGTGGTGGATCAGAGAACCGGCACCGTCGTCATCGGCCAGAATGTCCGCGTGTCAACCGTTGCCCTTGCCCACGGCAACATCACCCTTCGCGTGACCGAACAGCCGGAAGTGGTGCAGCCCGATCCATTCTCCTATGGCGAAACGGCCATCGTCCCGCTCACCGCGGTGGGCGCAGACGAGACCGGCGGCAAGCTTGCCATCGTCCAGGGCACCGATCTGCAGACCCTCGTTCACGGCCTCAACCGGATCGGCCTGACGCCCACCGACATCATCTCGATCCTTCAAACCATCAAGACGGCCGGCGCCCTTCAAGCGGAGCTCCTCGTACAATGA
- the flgG gene encoding flagellar basal-body rod protein FlgG has protein sequence MKALAIAATGMSAQQTNLEVIANNVANINTTGFKRARAEFADLLYQVDRQQGVPNRGGELPVPEGVRIGLGVRTIAVRNLHEQGPLNGTSNPLDLAINGAGMFQITGPEGETLYTRDGAFNLGPNGELITLDGYEVQPGLQIPVNASQVTINQGGEIYAELPGQIDPQLVGQLSLSVFANPAGLEQLGDNLFRETPASGPANEDFPGIDGRGTVRQGYLEDSNVDPVKEITELISAQRAYEMNSKVIQAADDMAGVVSQGIR, from the coding sequence ATGAAGGCCCTTGCGATCGCCGCCACCGGCATGAGCGCCCAGCAGACCAACCTCGAGGTGATTGCGAACAACGTCGCGAACATCAACACCACCGGCTTCAAGCGTGCCCGCGCCGAATTTGCCGACCTTCTCTACCAGGTCGACCGACAGCAGGGCGTGCCCAACCGCGGCGGCGAACTGCCGGTGCCCGAAGGGGTGCGCATCGGCCTTGGCGTGCGCACCATTGCTGTGCGGAACCTGCACGAGCAGGGCCCGCTCAACGGCACATCCAACCCGCTCGACCTTGCCATCAACGGTGCCGGCATGTTCCAGATCACCGGCCCCGAGGGTGAAACCCTTTACACCCGCGACGGCGCCTTCAACCTTGGCCCCAACGGTGAGCTCATCACCCTTGACGGCTATGAAGTGCAACCCGGCCTGCAGATTCCGGTAAACGCCAGTCAGGTGACGATCAACCAGGGCGGCGAGATCTACGCCGAACTTCCGGGCCAGATCGACCCTCAGCTTGTGGGTCAGCTGTCGCTCTCGGTCTTCGCCAACCCGGCCGGGCTTGAGCAGCTGGGCGACAATCTGTTCCGCGAAACGCCCGCCTCCGGCCCTGCCAACGAAGATTTTCCCGGCATCGACGGGCGCGGCACGGTCCGCCAGGGGTATCTTGAAGATTCCAACGTCGACCCGGTGAAGGAAATCACCGAGCTTATTTCCGCGCAGCGCGCCTACGAGATGAACTCCAAGGTCATCCAGGCTGCCGACGACATGGCCGGCGTGGTCAGCCAGGGCATCCGCTGA
- the fliP gene encoding flagellar type III secretion system pore protein FliP (The bacterial flagellar biogenesis protein FliP forms a type III secretion system (T3SS)-type pore required for flagellar assembly.), translated as MLFPGTPALAQNVGGVDLSALLPAGEGSASGRIVQFIALITILSLAPGLLIMVTSFTRIIVALSFLRAGLGLQTTPANIVMISLALFMTFYVMGPTFDRAWRDGVEPLTANEISEEEAYTRVTEPFRQFMLDHVRPRDLELFADLAGIDPAQEETVELRMLIPAFMISELRRGFEIGFLILLPFLVIDLIVATLIMSMGMMMMPPTIIALPFKVLFFVLIDGWNLLVGSLVGSFS; from the coding sequence ATGTTGTTCCCGGGCACCCCGGCGCTGGCGCAAAATGTCGGCGGCGTCGACCTGTCGGCACTCCTTCCCGCCGGGGAAGGCTCGGCAAGCGGGCGGATTGTCCAGTTCATCGCGCTGATCACCATCCTGTCGCTGGCCCCTGGCCTCCTCATCATGGTGACAAGCTTCACCCGGATCATCGTCGCGCTGTCATTCCTGCGCGCCGGGCTCGGGCTGCAGACGACGCCGGCCAACATCGTGATGATCTCGCTTGCGCTGTTCATGACGTTCTATGTGATGGGTCCGACGTTCGACCGCGCCTGGCGCGATGGTGTCGAGCCTCTGACGGCCAATGAAATCAGTGAGGAAGAGGCCTACACGCGGGTCACCGAACCCTTCCGCCAGTTCATGCTCGACCATGTACGTCCGCGTGATCTGGAGCTTTTTGCCGATCTCGCCGGCATCGATCCGGCGCAGGAAGAGACGGTGGAGCTCAGGATGCTGATCCCGGCCTTCATGATTTCCGAGCTGCGGCGGGGATTCGAGATCGGCTTCCTCATCCTCCTGCCCTTCCTGGTGATCGACCTCATTGTCGCCACGCTGATCATGTCCATGGGCATGATGATGATGCCGCCCACAATCATCGCACTGCCGTTCAAGGTGCTGTTTTTTGTACTGATTGACGGGTGGAACCTTCTGGTCGGCTCCCTGGTGGGCTCCTTCAGCTGA
- the fliL gene encoding flagellar basal body-associated FliL family protein, which yields MSDVTQDNDAAPAAATPKSGKGGLIVAIVALTVLGGGAGAGVAFMQVDNLAAVITKKANEAPEKVPEALAWSETSTVTDLDPIISNLANPATTWIRIESSMVFDKDNVEDVSRLKAELAQTVLGYVRTLTLGELQGAGALNHLRADLNERARLLSNGLVQELIIKSMVLQ from the coding sequence ATGAGCGATGTCACCCAGGATAACGATGCGGCGCCAGCGGCCGCGACGCCAAAATCCGGAAAAGGCGGGCTGATCGTCGCCATTGTGGCCCTCACCGTGCTGGGCGGCGGCGCCGGCGCCGGCGTCGCCTTCATGCAGGTGGACAACCTGGCCGCGGTCATCACCAAAAAGGCCAACGAAGCGCCGGAGAAGGTGCCGGAAGCGCTGGCCTGGAGCGAAACCAGCACTGTCACCGACCTTGACCCGATCATCTCCAACCTTGCCAACCCTGCAACCACGTGGATCCGGATCGAATCCTCGATGGTCTTCGACAAGGACAATGTCGAGGATGTCTCGCGCCTGAAGGCAGAGCTTGCGCAGACGGTGCTGGGCTACGTGCGCACGCTCACCCTTGGCGAGCTTCAGGGCGCCGGCGCTCTCAACCATCTGCGCGCCGATCTCAACGAACGGGCCCGCCTCCTCAGCAACGGTCTCGTTCAGGAACTCATCATCAAGTCCATGGTGCTGCAATGA
- a CDS encoding MotE family protein: MTPCPATSPSPPRERPQPPRYPRPPHARRIVLAVAVLAAGALAATTARGQEAATPPDGVDTALAYCTNLADEASDARFARKAQTLKVLEEEVEARLNALEEKRTEYQNWLERREEFLQRAQESLVSIYSGMRPDAASAQLAVMDEFTAAAIVAQLTPRNASSVLNEMETEKAARLATIMATLGRGKDGRGA, from the coding sequence ATGACACCCTGTCCCGCAACATCTCCCTCCCCGCCGCGCGAGCGTCCGCAGCCGCCGCGCTATCCCCGTCCGCCTCACGCGCGCCGCATCGTCCTCGCGGTTGCCGTTCTGGCCGCCGGCGCCCTGGCCGCGACCACTGCGCGCGGACAGGAGGCTGCCACGCCGCCGGACGGCGTCGACACGGCCCTTGCCTATTGCACCAACCTTGCGGACGAGGCGTCCGATGCTCGTTTTGCCCGCAAGGCGCAAACGCTGAAGGTACTTGAAGAAGAGGTTGAGGCGCGGCTGAATGCGCTGGAGGAAAAGCGCACCGAGTACCAGAACTGGCTGGAGCGGCGTGAGGAGTTTCTGCAACGTGCGCAGGAGAGCCTGGTGTCGATCTATTCGGGCATGCGCCCGGATGCTGCCTCGGCCCAGCTTGCGGTGATGGACGAATTCACCGCCGCCGCCATCGTCGCCCAGCTGACCCCGCGCAACGCAAGCTCGGTCCTCAACGAGATGGAGACCGAAAAGGCGGCCCGCCTTGCCACCATCATGGCCACCCTCGGCCGGGGCAAAGACGGCAGGGGCGCTTGA